From the Bacillota bacterium genome, the window CACAAGAAGAAGGCGGACGCCACAAGCCCTTCTTTGACGGGTACCGCCCGCAGTTCTACTTCCGCACCACCGACGTCACTGGCGTACTCAACCTGCCCGAGGGCGTGGAGATGGTTATGCCTGGCGACAAAATCACCATGACGGTAGAACTTATTACTCCTATCGCTATGGAGCCCGGTGTGCGCTTCGCCATTCGCGAAGGCGGCCGTACCGTTGGTGCCGGTGTAGTTACCGAAGTATTGCTCTAAAGACTTAAGCCACGGCAGGTGGCGCCAAACCACCTGCCGGGCTCATAATACTCCCCAGAGGTTGCCCCATGGCCATGGGTGGGGGTAATTCTGAGGGCAATGAGGAGGGAATAAGACATGGCACAGCAAAAGATCCGCATCA encodes:
- the tuf gene encoding elongation factor Tu (EF-Tu; promotes GTP-dependent binding of aminoacyl-tRNA to the A-site of ribosomes during protein biosynthesis; when the tRNA anticodon matches the mRNA codon, GTP hydrolysis results; the inactive EF-Tu-GDP leaves the ribosome and release of GDP is promoted by elongation factor Ts; many prokaryotes have two copies of the gene encoding EF-Tu), with amino-acid sequence QEEGGRHKPFFDGYRPQFYFRTTDVTGVLNLPEGVEMVMPGDKITMTVELITPIAMEPGVRFAIREGGRTVGAGVVTEVLL